In a genomic window of Desulfovibrio inopinatus DSM 10711:
- the rpsS gene encoding 30S ribosomal protein S19, translated as MPRSLKKGPFLDGHLIKKVETAVETKDRRVIKTWSRRSTIIPEMVGLTFAVHNGKKFVPVFVSENMVGHKLGEFSPTRTYYGHAADKKSKGKK; from the coding sequence ATGCCTCGTTCGCTCAAAAAAGGACCGTTCCTTGACGGCCACCTTATTAAAAAGGTGGAAACTGCCGTGGAAACGAAGGATCGCCGCGTTATCAAAACTTGGTCGCGTCGTTCCACTATTATCCCTGAGATGGTTGGACTGACCTTTGCTGTTCACAATGGCAAAAAGTTTGTTCCCGTCTTTGTTTCTGAAAACATGGTCGGCCACAAGCTGGGAGAATTCTCTCCGACCCGGACCTACTACGGGCATGCTGCTGACAAGAAAAGCAAAGGCAAAAAATAG
- the rplV gene encoding 50S ribosomal protein L22: MEAKAKAKFIRVSPRKARLVANNIKGKPVEDALNILKFTPKKAASILNKVLTSAVANAEQISGVDVDTLRVKDVVVNEGPTWKRIMPRSMGRAFKILKRTSHITVIVEES; encoded by the coding sequence ATGGAAGCCAAAGCTAAGGCCAAATTCATCCGCGTATCTCCCCGCAAAGCGCGCCTGGTGGCCAACAATATTAAGGGGAAACCGGTAGAGGATGCCCTGAACATTTTGAAGTTCACGCCCAAAAAAGCGGCCTCGATCTTGAACAAAGTCCTGACTTCGGCTGTTGCTAATGCCGAACAGATCTCGGGAGTCGATGTCGACACGCTTCGCGTTAAGGATGTCGTTGTTAACGAAGGTCCCACTTGGAAGCGTATTATGCCTAGGTCTATGGGCAGGGCGTTCAAGATATTAAAACGCACTAGCCATATTACGGTTATTGTCGAGGAAAGTTAG
- the rpsC gene encoding 30S ribosomal protein S3: protein MGQKVHPYGFRLGYNKNWMSRWFSKKDYPAFVYEDNKIRKFVKKTLYHAGISKIEIERAGGKIRLIIHTARPGIVIGRKGTEIEKVRADLKRNFGREFTVEVNEIRRPEIDAQLVAENIALQLERRVAFRRAMKRTVGLARKFGAEGIKVACAGRLAGAEIARTEWYRDGRVPLQTLRADIDYGLATAKTTYGIIGVKVWISKGEILDKEVEQ from the coding sequence ATGGGTCAGAAAGTTCATCCCTACGGGTTCCGGCTCGGGTACAACAAAAACTGGATGTCTCGCTGGTTTAGCAAAAAAGATTATCCGGCTTTTGTTTACGAAGACAATAAAATTCGCAAATTCGTCAAGAAGACGCTGTATCACGCCGGGATTTCCAAGATTGAAATTGAGCGCGCTGGCGGCAAAATTCGCCTCATCATTCACACTGCGCGTCCTGGCATCGTGATCGGCCGTAAAGGTACTGAAATCGAAAAAGTTCGTGCGGACCTTAAGCGTAATTTTGGTCGGGAATTTACCGTTGAAGTAAACGAAATTCGCCGTCCTGAAATTGATGCTCAGCTGGTTGCCGAAAATATCGCTCTGCAGCTTGAACGCCGTGTTGCCTTTCGTCGTGCTATGAAACGCACCGTCGGATTGGCACGCAAATTCGGTGCTGAAGGGATTAAGGTTGCGTGTGCTGGCCGTCTGGCCGGTGCCGAAATCGCCCGCACCGAGTGGTACCGCGATGGTCGCGTTCCTTTGCAGACTCTTCGCGCCGACATCGATTATGGTCTGGCTACGGCCAAGACGACCTATGGTATTATCGGTGTCAAAGTCTGGATCTCCAAGGGCGAGATCTTGGATAAAGAGGTGGAACAGTAA
- the rplP gene encoding 50S ribosomal protein L16: MLSPKKTKFRKRQKGRIRGAAQRGNSVDFGEIGIKSLEHGKLTSQQIESARIAIMRHIKRGGKVWIRIFPDQPFTAKPAEVRQGKGKGAPAGWYAPVKPGRILYEVKGVDLELAKTALVRASHKLPVKTKIVFKEGL; this comes from the coding sequence ATGCTTAGCCCCAAAAAGACGAAATTCCGCAAACGCCAAAAAGGGCGTATTCGCGGAGCAGCACAACGTGGTAATAGTGTTGATTTCGGTGAAATCGGCATTAAATCTCTGGAACACGGTAAGCTGACGAGCCAGCAGATCGAATCCGCACGTATTGCTATTATGCGCCACATCAAACGTGGTGGGAAAGTTTGGATTCGTATTTTCCCTGACCAACCGTTCACAGCCAAGCCGGCTGAAGTTCGTCAAGGGAAAGGGAAAGGCGCTCCGGCTGGTTGGTATGCTCCGGTGAAACCGGGTCGCATTCTTTACGAAGTCAAGGGCGTCGATCTCGAATTGGCCAAAACCGCTTTGGTTCGCGCATCGCACAAACTTCCCGTGAAGACGAAGATCGTGTTCAAGGAGGGGTTGTAA
- the rpmC gene encoding 50S ribosomal protein L29, translating into MQMSEMRELDAQKLTEELAKNREELFKLRFQHATAQLEKTHRIPEVKKNIARILTVLKEKESGRES; encoded by the coding sequence ATGCAGATGAGCGAAATGCGCGAACTTGATGCGCAGAAATTGACTGAAGAACTGGCAAAAAACCGCGAAGAACTTTTCAAACTTCGTTTTCAGCACGCAACGGCGCAGCTTGAAAAGACGCACCGAATTCCCGAAGTGAAAAAAAATATCGCTCGCATTCTTACGGTGCTCAAGGAAAAGGAAAGCGGCAGGGAGTCATAA
- the rpsQ gene encoding 30S ribosomal protein S17, with translation MEESILQSNRRKLTGVVVSDKSDKTVVVRVETLVKHPLYKKYIRRRKKLMAHDPENACGIGDKVQIIEFRPLSKRKRWHLVKILEKAV, from the coding sequence ATGGAAGAGAGTATTCTCCAATCCAATCGCCGTAAACTCACCGGCGTCGTGGTTTCGGACAAGTCCGATAAAACCGTCGTAGTCCGCGTTGAAACGTTGGTGAAGCACCCGCTGTATAAAAAATACATTCGTCGTCGTAAAAAATTGATGGCACACGATCCTGAAAATGCGTGCGGCATCGGCGACAAGGTGCAAATCATCGAGTTTCGGCCTCTCTCCAAACGGAAGAGATGGCATTTGGTCAAAATTCTTGAAAAAGCCGTATAG
- the rplN gene encoding 50S ribosomal protein L14 — protein sequence MIQVESKLDVADNSGAKKVSCIKVLGGSRRRYASVGDIIVVSIKEAMPHSKVKKGAVMKAVVVRTKKEVGRPDGSYIKFDNNSAVLLNNQLEPVGTRIFGPVARELRQKSFMKIVSLAPEVL from the coding sequence ATGATCCAGGTTGAATCCAAGCTCGATGTCGCCGATAATTCCGGCGCAAAAAAAGTGAGCTGCATCAAGGTCCTTGGCGGCAGCCGTCGGCGTTATGCCAGTGTCGGCGATATTATCGTGGTTTCGATTAAAGAAGCCATGCCGCATTCCAAGGTCAAAAAAGGTGCCGTGATGAAGGCCGTTGTTGTTCGTACGAAAAAGGAAGTCGGTCGTCCTGATGGCTCCTATATTAAGTTCGACAACAATTCTGCTGTGTTGCTTAACAATCAGCTTGAACCCGTCGGCACCCGTATTTTCGGACCGGTTGCTCGTGAACTCCGTCAAAAGAGCTTCATGAAAATTGTTTCCTTGGCTCCGGAAGTACTTTAA
- the rplX gene encoding 50S ribosomal protein L24 gives MSKKYRILKDDKVMVIAGKDKGKIGKVLKLLPKHDRVLVEKVNLVKRHTKANPYAQTAGGIVEKEAAMDISNVALMCDACAKPTRVGYKMTEDGKKVRFCKKCNEVLDTK, from the coding sequence ATGAGCAAAAAGTACCGCATTCTGAAAGACGATAAGGTAATGGTTATCGCTGGCAAGGATAAAGGGAAGATCGGCAAAGTGCTGAAACTTCTCCCGAAGCATGATCGTGTATTGGTTGAAAAGGTGAACTTGGTTAAGCGCCACACCAAAGCCAATCCGTATGCCCAAACCGCCGGTGGTATTGTGGAAAAGGAAGCCGCTATGGACATCTCTAACGTTGCACTCATGTGCGATGCCTGCGCGAAACCGACTCGTGTAGGATACAAGATGACTGAAGATGGTAAAAAAGTCCGTTTCTGCAAGAAATGTAACGAAGTTTTAGACACGAAGTAG
- the rplE gene encoding 50S ribosomal protein L5, whose amino-acid sequence MTRLEQNYSEKVVPALQKEFGYKSPMQIPKLKFVSLNMGLGEGSQNNKLIEEAVNELTLIASQKAVITRAKKSIAAFKLREGMPVGVRVTLRRDMMWDFYDKLVNFALPRVRDFRGIPDRGFDGRGNFTLGIKEHSIFPEINIDKVENIKGMNITVVTTAGTDKEGKTLLTLLGMPFKK is encoded by the coding sequence ATGACGCGCCTCGAACAGAATTACTCTGAGAAGGTCGTACCGGCCTTGCAAAAAGAGTTCGGGTACAAGTCGCCCATGCAGATCCCCAAGCTCAAATTTGTTTCTTTAAACATGGGGCTTGGTGAAGGCAGCCAAAACAACAAGCTTATCGAAGAAGCAGTCAATGAACTTACTTTGATTGCTAGCCAGAAAGCGGTCATCACCCGGGCGAAGAAGTCCATTGCCGCGTTCAAGCTTCGTGAAGGCATGCCAGTAGGTGTGCGTGTGACGCTTCGACGTGACATGATGTGGGACTTTTACGATAAACTCGTCAATTTTGCACTTCCGCGCGTACGCGACTTCCGCGGAATTCCCGACCGTGGATTTGATGGCCGTGGCAATTTTACTCTGGGAATCAAAGAGCATTCTATCTTCCCAGAGATTAATATCGATAAGGTTGAAAACATTAAGGGCATGAACATTACTGTCGTTACGACAGCGGGCACGGATAAAGAAGGCAAGACCCTTCTGACCCTGCTTGGTATGCCCTTTAAAAAATAG
- a CDS encoding type Z 30S ribosomal protein S14 has product MARKALMVKATRKPKFSSRAYNRCPICGRPRAFLRKFGICRICFRNMSLSGELPGVRKSSW; this is encoded by the coding sequence TTGGCACGCAAAGCCCTAATGGTGAAAGCCACCCGCAAGCCAAAATTTTCCAGCCGGGCCTACAACCGCTGCCCTATCTGCGGTCGTCCCCGTGCGTTTTTGCGTAAGTTTGGCATCTGCCGTATTTGTTTCCGTAACATGTCGCTTTCCGGCGAACTGCCCGGCGTGCGTAAATCAAGCTGGTAA
- the rpsH gene encoding 30S ribosomal protein S8 gives MSVTDPIADMLARIRNAHQALHDSLEMPLSKSKAAIAGILKDEGYITDYSIEDAKLVVKLKYSSGKPLVAGTKRISKPGRRVYVGVSDIPDVQNGLGICILSTSKGILDGYAARSENVGGELLCEIW, from the coding sequence ATGTCCGTGACGGATCCTATTGCCGATATGCTCGCACGCATACGCAACGCGCATCAGGCCCTGCATGATTCCCTTGAAATGCCCCTTTCGAAGTCGAAAGCTGCTATTGCTGGCATTTTGAAGGATGAAGGCTATATTACTGACTATTCCATTGAAGACGCCAAACTGGTCGTGAAGCTCAAGTACTCCTCGGGGAAACCCTTGGTGGCGGGCACCAAACGGATCAGCAAACCTGGTCGTCGCGTATATGTCGGTGTCTCCGATATTCCCGATGTCCAGAATGGACTCGGAATCTGCATTTTGTCCACGTCGAAGGGCATCCTTGACGGTTACGCGGCACGCAGTGAGAACGTCGGTGGCGAACTTCTTTGTGAAATCTGGTAG
- the rplF gene encoding 50S ribosomal protein L6, with protein sequence MSRIGKKVIEIPKGVEVKVTDEIVSVKGPKGELTTAVHPKIVYAIEDGSVTVNRVDETREARAQHGLRRTLLFNSVEGVTKGFSKTLEVIGVGYKVSVQAKSVVLNVGYSHPVDFPLPAGIEAKAEGIKLTISGIDKQLVGEVAAQIRRVRPPEPFKGKGIKYENEQIRRKAGKSGGKK encoded by the coding sequence ATGTCCAGAATTGGTAAAAAAGTCATCGAGATTCCCAAAGGGGTTGAGGTCAAGGTCACCGATGAGATCGTTTCCGTAAAGGGACCGAAAGGTGAATTGACAACCGCTGTCCACCCCAAGATCGTTTATGCGATTGAAGACGGTTCTGTAACTGTCAATCGTGTTGACGAGACTCGCGAAGCACGCGCTCAGCATGGACTGCGTCGGACCCTTCTCTTCAATTCTGTCGAAGGTGTTACGAAAGGGTTCAGCAAGACCCTTGAAGTCATCGGTGTTGGTTACAAAGTTTCTGTCCAGGCTAAGAGTGTCGTCTTGAACGTCGGCTATTCGCATCCTGTTGACTTTCCCTTGCCCGCTGGTATTGAAGCCAAGGCTGAGGGGATTAAACTGACCATTTCCGGTATCGACAAACAGCTCGTCGGTGAAGTTGCTGCTCAAATTCGTCGTGTCCGTCCGCCCGAACCGTTTAAGGGCAAGGGTATTAAGTACGAAAATGAACAGATTCGCCGCAAAGCCGGCAAATCCGGCGGCAAGAAATAG
- the rplR gene encoding 50S ribosomal protein L18, producing MKYSKENARKRRKVRIRKKINGTPSRPRLVVYRSNLNIYAQIVNDLTGETLCSSSTLSLKKTEGKLSPNRETAAKVGKDLAVKAKDLNIESVVFDRNGYLYHGRIKALADGAREAGLKF from the coding sequence ATGAAATACAGCAAAGAAAATGCGCGTAAGCGCCGCAAGGTGCGCATTCGCAAGAAAATCAATGGCACGCCGTCCCGCCCTCGATTGGTGGTTTATCGTTCGAATCTGAACATTTATGCTCAGATCGTTAACGATCTGACGGGCGAGACTTTGTGCTCTTCTTCGACTTTGAGCCTGAAGAAGACCGAAGGCAAACTCTCCCCCAATCGTGAAACTGCCGCCAAAGTCGGCAAGGACCTCGCTGTGAAGGCTAAAGATCTCAATATTGAGTCGGTCGTCTTCGACAGAAACGGCTATCTCTACCACGGCCGTATTAAAGCTTTGGCCGACGGAGCGCGCGAAGCGGGCCTTAAATTCTAA
- the rpsE gene encoding 30S ribosomal protein S5 — protein MEQAELTHIEKIVYLNRVAKVVKGGRRFSFSALVVVGDGQGSVGYGLGKANEVPEAIRKASEQAKKSMVEIPLIDGTLPYEVLGRFGAGRVMLKPASKGTGIIAGGPVRAIMEAVGIHDILTKAIGTNNPHNVLRATMAGLESIRSAEYVGALRGKQLMTPRK, from the coding sequence ATGGAACAAGCTGAACTCACTCATATCGAGAAGATCGTCTACCTTAATCGCGTAGCCAAGGTCGTCAAAGGCGGCCGGCGTTTCAGCTTCAGCGCTCTCGTTGTCGTTGGAGACGGTCAAGGCTCGGTCGGATACGGGCTTGGAAAAGCCAACGAAGTCCCCGAAGCCATTCGTAAGGCTTCTGAGCAAGCCAAGAAATCAATGGTCGAGATCCCCCTTATTGATGGCACGTTGCCCTATGAGGTGTTGGGTCGCTTCGGAGCTGGCCGGGTTATGCTGAAACCGGCTTCGAAAGGGACGGGTATCATTGCTGGCGGACCGGTTCGCGCTATTATGGAAGCGGTTGGCATTCATGACATTTTGACTAAGGCTATTGGCACCAACAATCCGCACAATGTGCTTCGGGCGACCATGGCCGGTCTTGAGTCTATTCGTAGTGCAGAATATGTCGGTGCCTTGCGCGGCAAACAACTCATGACTCCGAGGAAGTAA
- the rpmD gene encoding 50S ribosomal protein L30 — protein sequence MSATIKVKLVRSKIGCTPKQRKTLAAMGLRSIRQVKELPNTSAVQGMVEKVKHLVEVEAS from the coding sequence ATGTCTGCGACAATCAAGGTCAAATTGGTGCGCAGCAAAATCGGGTGTACACCCAAGCAGCGCAAGACATTGGCCGCCATGGGACTGCGTTCCATTCGGCAGGTCAAAGAGTTGCCCAACACTTCTGCAGTCCAGGGAATGGTCGAAAAGGTCAAACACCTGGTTGAGGTTGAAGCATCATGA
- the rplO gene encoding 50S ribosomal protein L15, with amino-acid sequence MRLHEIYPFPEERKERKRIGRGRGSGWGCTSGKGNKGQNARAGTGTKAWFEGGQMPLARRLPKRGFKNPFRVEYAPVNIDRLLEVFENEAEITLDAIYESGLARKGMPVKVLGRGDVTRAVTVEAHQFSASAQQKITEAGGTANALEKQADS; translated from the coding sequence ATGAGACTGCATGAAATCTATCCTTTTCCTGAAGAACGCAAAGAAAGAAAGCGTATCGGCCGCGGCCGAGGTTCGGGATGGGGTTGCACATCCGGTAAAGGGAACAAGGGCCAGAACGCACGTGCTGGCACCGGAACCAAAGCATGGTTTGAAGGTGGTCAGATGCCTCTGGCACGCCGCCTTCCCAAGCGCGGGTTTAAAAATCCCTTTCGCGTTGAATATGCTCCGGTGAATATTGATCGCCTCCTTGAAGTTTTCGAGAATGAGGCTGAAATTACTCTGGATGCTATTTATGAAAGTGGTTTAGCTCGCAAGGGCATGCCTGTGAAAGTACTTGGTCGCGGTGACGTGACCCGTGCTGTTACGGTTGAAGCGCATCAGTTCAGCGCAAGTGCCCAGCAGAAAATCACCGAGGCCGGCGGTACGGCCAACGCCTTGGAAAAACAGGCGGATTCATAA
- the secY gene encoding preprotein translocase subunit SecY, with product MSMSGVENLARLPELKKKLLWTFFLLFIYRIGVHVPVPGVDSIALADFFESAKNTLFGLFDMFSGGGLRNLSIFALGIMPYISASIILQLLQVVSPELARMQKEEGAEGRKKITQYTRYGTVLITVIQGFGIAVGLENMTSPTGAPVVIDPGWAFRLMTVITLTAGTVFLMWLGEQMTERGIGNGISMIIFAGIVAGFPRAVINTFQLLKAGELSVFVLVFMIALMVAVLVAIVFMERGQRRIPIQYAKRMVGRKMYGGQTTHLPLRVNTAGVIPPIFASSILLFPATIANFSQVEWLNTFSNMFRPQTILYNVVFVGLIVFFCFFYTAIIFDPKQIADNIRKQGGFIPGIRPGAKTREYIDKVLTRITLWGSLYISAVCVLPMVMIAQFNVPFYFGGTSLLIVVGVAMDFMSQIESYLISRQYEGLVQKGRIKGRR from the coding sequence GTGTCCATGAGCGGTGTAGAAAATCTGGCGCGGTTGCCGGAGTTGAAGAAAAAACTCCTTTGGACGTTTTTTCTTCTCTTCATTTACCGCATTGGCGTCCACGTCCCGGTTCCGGGCGTGGACTCCATCGCCTTGGCCGACTTTTTCGAAAGTGCAAAGAATACACTTTTCGGATTGTTCGACATGTTTTCAGGCGGTGGTTTACGCAACCTGTCGATTTTCGCTTTGGGCATTATGCCCTACATTTCTGCATCCATTATTTTGCAACTCCTTCAGGTCGTGAGTCCTGAACTTGCACGGATGCAGAAAGAAGAGGGTGCCGAAGGCCGAAAAAAGATTACCCAGTATACCCGCTATGGAACCGTTCTTATAACGGTCATTCAAGGTTTTGGTATTGCTGTTGGCCTTGAAAATATGACCAGTCCAACTGGTGCGCCTGTTGTTATAGACCCTGGTTGGGCTTTTCGGCTTATGACCGTCATCACTTTGACCGCAGGAACGGTTTTTTTGATGTGGCTCGGCGAGCAGATGACTGAGCGAGGCATCGGCAACGGTATCTCTATGATCATCTTTGCCGGTATTGTTGCCGGTTTTCCTCGAGCTGTTATCAATACGTTCCAATTGCTCAAAGCTGGTGAATTGAGTGTTTTCGTACTTGTTTTTATGATTGCACTCATGGTCGCCGTACTTGTTGCAATTGTCTTTATGGAGCGAGGCCAAAGGCGGATACCCATCCAATATGCCAAGCGGATGGTTGGGCGAAAAATGTATGGTGGACAAACGACCCACCTTCCTCTTCGAGTGAATACTGCGGGTGTTATACCACCTATTTTCGCGTCTTCCATCCTCCTTTTTCCGGCAACAATTGCAAACTTCTCTCAAGTCGAGTGGTTGAACACATTTTCAAATATGTTCAGGCCACAAACCATCCTGTATAATGTTGTTTTTGTCGGTCTCATTGTCTTTTTCTGCTTTTTTTACACGGCGATTATTTTTGATCCCAAGCAGATAGCCGACAATATACGCAAGCAGGGCGGGTTTATCCCAGGGATCAGACCTGGTGCGAAGACTCGGGAGTATATTGACAAAGTACTCACCCGCATTACTTTGTGGGGTTCTCTGTATATATCAGCTGTTTGTGTGCTCCCGATGGTTATGATAGCGCAGTTCAATGTACCGTTTTATTTCGGTGGAACATCGTTACTCATCGTTGTCGGTGTCGCCATGGACTTCATGTCACAAATCGAGTCCTATCTCATTTCCCGCCAATATGAGGGACTTGTACAAAAAGGTCGAATCAAGGGTAGGCGGTGA
- the map gene encoding type I methionyl aminopeptidase, with protein sequence MNVYNGIVLKNDSEIEILREANRIVSRILDALGKMIAPGLKTMVFEEEALRLCEEFHVIPAFKGYYGFPYALCCSVNEVVVHGFPSDRVLQVGDLVSFDMGVIYKEFYGDSARTFAVGTVSAEAKKLVDVARMSLMQGIREAREGNGLFSISRAVQNVVEKHGFSVVRRFVGHGIGKKLHERPEIPNFVPSGGADIPLKKGMVLAIEPMVTLGAPDIEILDDKWTAVTKDRSLSAHFEHSVVITKDGPSILSVS encoded by the coding sequence TTGAACGTATATAATGGAATCGTTTTGAAAAATGATTCCGAAATTGAAATTCTTCGCGAAGCCAATCGGATCGTTTCACGCATTTTAGATGCGTTGGGAAAGATGATTGCACCCGGTCTCAAGACCATGGTGTTTGAAGAAGAAGCTCTTCGACTTTGCGAAGAATTTCATGTTATCCCTGCTTTTAAGGGATACTACGGATTTCCGTACGCTCTTTGCTGCTCCGTAAATGAGGTCGTTGTCCATGGATTTCCTTCGGATCGCGTCCTTCAGGTAGGCGACTTGGTCAGTTTTGACATGGGCGTCATTTACAAGGAGTTTTACGGAGATTCAGCCCGAACATTCGCTGTTGGCACTGTGTCGGCTGAAGCAAAAAAGCTTGTTGATGTGGCTCGAATGTCGCTTATGCAGGGCATACGCGAGGCTCGAGAGGGAAACGGTCTGTTTTCCATATCACGAGCCGTCCAAAATGTTGTTGAAAAGCATGGCTTTTCTGTAGTACGACGCTTCGTTGGTCACGGCATCGGTAAGAAATTGCACGAGAGACCGGAGATCCCGAACTTTGTACCGTCTGGTGGGGCTGATATCCCACTGAAAAAAGGCATGGTTTTGGCCATTGAGCCCATGGTGACGCTCGGTGCGCCCGACATTGAAATACTGGACGACAAGTGGACAGCCGTCACCAAGGATCGCAGTTTGTCTGCGCACTTTGAACACAGCGTTGTCATTACCAAGGATGGACCTTCGATTTTGAGTGTTTCCTGA
- the rpmJ gene encoding 50S ribosomal protein L36 gives MKVRPSVKKLCSKCKIIRRHGVLRVICDNPRHKQRQG, from the coding sequence ATGAAAGTCAGACCTTCTGTCAAAAAACTTTGTTCCAAATGCAAAATCATTCGGCGTCACGGCGTGCTTCGCGTTATTTGCGATAATCCTCGCCACAAGCAGCGCCAAGGATAA
- the rpsM gene encoding 30S ribosomal protein S13: MARIAGIDLPKAKRMDIALTYIYGIGRATALQILDATGIDWTKSSDDLTADETNDIRKELEQHHKVEGDLRRDISANIKRLMDIGCYRGLRHRRGLPCRGQRTHTNSRTRKGPRRAVVGKKKK; the protein is encoded by the coding sequence GTGGCTCGAATTGCAGGTATTGATCTTCCCAAAGCGAAGCGGATGGATATTGCACTGACCTATATCTACGGCATTGGTCGTGCAACAGCTCTTCAGATTCTGGATGCTACCGGAATCGATTGGACCAAATCCAGCGACGACCTGACTGCTGATGAAACGAACGATATCCGTAAGGAACTCGAACAGCATCACAAGGTCGAAGGGGATTTGCGTCGCGATATTTCCGCTAACATTAAGCGGCTTATGGACATTGGGTGCTACCGTGGCTTGCGCCATCGTCGTGGCTTGCCCTGTCGTGGTCAGCGTACGCATACCAACTCGCGGACCAGAAAGGGCCCCCGTCGGGCCGTTGTTGGCAAGAAGAAAAAATAA
- the rpsK gene encoding 30S ribosomal protein S11, giving the protein MARPRRTGKKEKKNIPVGVAHIRATFNNTIVTFTDPRGNVVSWATAGGAGFKGSRKSTPFAAQMAAEQAARRAQDHGMRTVGILVNGPGSGREAAMRAINNAGFKVSYIRDTTPIPHNGCRPPKRRRV; this is encoded by the coding sequence ATGGCCAGACCTCGTCGCACCGGGAAAAAAGAAAAGAAAAACATTCCCGTTGGTGTTGCCCACATTCGGGCGACGTTTAATAATACGATAGTGACGTTTACCGATCCCAGAGGCAATGTTGTCAGCTGGGCAACTGCTGGCGGTGCCGGCTTCAAGGGATCGCGCAAAAGCACACCGTTTGCCGCGCAGATGGCTGCCGAGCAGGCTGCCCGCCGGGCACAGGATCATGGTATGCGTACCGTCGGCATTCTGGTCAATGGACCCGGTTCCGGACGTGAAGCCGCCATGCGTGCAATCAACAACGCCGGTTTTAAAGTAAGTTACATTCGCGATACTACGCCCATTCCGCATAATGGGTGCCGGCCTCCCAAACGCCGTCGCGTCTAG
- the rpsD gene encoding 30S ribosomal protein S4 encodes MARYTGPKCRLCRREGAKLFLKGDRCYTDKCAHERRPYAPGQHGRIRKKMSDYAIQLREKQKVRRMYGVLEEQFRDYFHRADLSKGVTGANLLMFLERRLDNVIYRMGFANSRDQARQLVRHGIFLLNGRRVNVPSLLVRVGDEITVREKNKKSPVIAEAQQVIARRGNPAWVEVDGENLKGKVTTLPTREDLQFPINEQLIVELYSK; translated from the coding sequence TTGGCTCGTTATACCGGACCTAAATGTCGCCTCTGCCGGCGTGAAGGCGCCAAGCTGTTTTTGAAAGGCGATCGTTGCTATACTGATAAATGCGCCCACGAGCGTCGTCCGTACGCTCCCGGCCAACATGGTCGTATTCGCAAAAAAATGAGCGACTATGCTATTCAGCTTCGCGAAAAGCAAAAAGTTCGCCGTATGTACGGTGTCCTTGAAGAGCAGTTTCGCGATTATTTCCATCGTGCTGACTTGAGCAAGGGCGTTACCGGCGCCAACTTGTTGATGTTCTTGGAACGTCGCCTTGACAATGTCATTTACCGTATGGGATTTGCAAACTCTCGCGATCAGGCTCGTCAGCTTGTTCGTCACGGCATTTTTCTGCTGAATGGTCGCCGTGTCAACGTGCCGTCTTTGCTTGTCCGCGTCGGTGATGAAATCACTGTGCGTGAGAAAAACAAAAAATCTCCGGTTATTGCCGAAGCCCAGCAAGTTATAGCCCGCCGTGGGAATCCTGCTTGGGTTGAAGTTGATGGTGAGAATCTCAAAGGGAAAGTCACGACCTTGCCGACCCGGGAAGATCTGCAATTCCCTATCAACGAGCAGCTCATTGTTGAATTGTACTCCAAATAA